One segment of Polyodon spathula isolate WHYD16114869_AA chromosome 20, ASM1765450v1, whole genome shotgun sequence DNA contains the following:
- the cdr2l gene encoding cerebellar degeneration-related protein 2-like, with protein sequence MLSAGRMEEFETAEEEPWYDQQDLEQDLHLAAELGKTLLERNKELEDSLQQMYLTNEEQVQEIEYLSKQLEMLREMNEQHAKVYEQLDVSARSLERTNHRLVLESKAAQQKSDRMTETIETLQGQVEALQAQVEELRSLEQLCVRREKRERRKTIHSFPCLKELCSSPRYEDGFVIRSSQSELEPKPLEHENERLRETVSLLRSQIQQERQRKEGAERECAAMLHEYSELEHRLHQAEGCHLRIHELEAELLELQQMKQIKKYLLIGEDSLAEALLEPLNNTPETDEAGGSGGRSHALSPTSPPAASPVRKSCSDTALNTIVTKDAASRHQGNYTLHANNVRKRGMSILREVDEQYHALLEKYEELLGKCRRHEESLRHMGVQTSRPVSRDTSLRDCHMPELSQDAEERKAVENISKHVEAVDKRLGQTTPEYKALFKEIFSRIQKTKTDMKSSKTSKSSK encoded by the exons ATGCTGAGCGCTGGGAGGATGGAGGAGTTTGAGACCGCGGAAGAGGAGCCGTGGTATGATCAACAAGACCTGGAACAAG ACCTGCACCTGGCCGCTGAGCTCGGGAAGACCCTGCTGGAGCGCAACAAGGAGCTGGAGGACTCATTGCAGCAGATGTACCTGACCAATGAGGAGCAAGTGCAGGAGATAGAG TACTTGTCCAAGCAGCTGGAGATGCTGCGGGAGATGAACGAGCAGCACGCCAAGGTGTACGAGCAGCTGGACGTGAGCGCGCGCAGCCTGGAGCGCACCAATCACAGGCTCGTCCTGGAGAGCAAGGCAGCCCAGCAGAAAAGTGACCG gATGACAGAGACCATCGAGACCCTGCAGGGCCAGGTGGAGGCGCTGCAGGCGCAGGTGGAAGAGCTACGCAGCCTGGAACAGCTGTGTGtcaggagagagaagagggagaggcgCAAGACCATCCACTCCTTCCCCTGCCTCAAAGAGCTGTGCTCATCACCCAG GTACGAGGATGGCTTTGTGATCCGGAGCTCGCAGTCGGAGCTGGAGCCTAAGCCGCTGGAACATGAGAACGAGCGCCTGCGGGAGACGGTGAGCTTGCTGCGCTCTCAGATCCAGCAGGAGCGGCAGCGCAAAGAGGGGGCGGAGCGGGAGTGCGCCGCTATGCTGCATGAGTACTCAGAGCTGGAGCACCGGCTGCACCAGGCGGAGGGCTGCCACCTGCGCATCCACGAGCTGGAGGCTGAGCTGCTGGAGCTGCAGCAGATGAAGCAGATCAAGAAGTACCTGCTGATCGGAGAGGACAGCCTGGCCGAGGCCCTGCTGGAGCCTCTTAACAACACCCCGGAGACGGACGAAGCAGGGGGGAGCGGAGGCCGCAGCCATGCTCTGTCCCCCACCAGCCCCCCGGCCGCCAGCCCAGTGCGGAAGAGCTGCAGCGACACAGCACTCAACACGATCGTCACCAAGGATGCCGCCAGCCGGCACCAAGGCAACTACACCCTGCATGCCAATAACGTGCGCAAGCGGGGCATGTCGATCCTGCGCGAGGTGGATGAGCAGTACCATGCCCTGCTGGAGAAGTATGAGGAGCTCCTGGGCAAGTGCCGGCGCCATGAGGAGAGCCTGCGCCACATGGGCGTCCAGACCTCCCGGCCCGTCTCTCGAGACACCTCCCTGAGGGACTGCCACATGCCAGAGCTTTCCCAAGACGCAGAGGAGCGCAAGGCCGTGGAGAACATCAGCAAGCACGTAGAGGCGGTGGACAAGAGGCTAGGCCAGACCACCCCCGAGTACAAGGCCCTCTTCAAGGAGATCTTCTCACGCATCCAGAAGACCAAGACAGACATGAAATCCAGTAAAACCAGCAAGAGCAGCAAATAA